The Brachyspira hyodysenteriae ATCC 27164 genome includes a window with the following:
- a CDS encoding aromatic ring-hydroxylating oxygenase subunit alpha: MIYNMWYAVLDSKEVKRNKPLFAKRLNKNLVFWRDSNNNICCIDDKCCHRGASLSHGKICGNNIACPFHGFQFDKTGKTVMIPANGKNTEVNKNFFVEGYEVRELYGFIWLWYGDKDKINDRIMFPDDLKDKKFSYSTIRDQWHNHYTRCIENQLDVVHIAFVHYNTIGKGNKTVVNGPLVELDDDNNILKFYVNNVIDSGQKALRESEMKKEYFKYFLYFYFPNTWQNYIFEKMRVFGVFAPVDDENTVIYMRFYQKIVNIPFIKSIVNLIGKKYSDKVLKQDKNVVKTQSSKESYLGMKEEKLIPGDKPIIIYRSTRDKLKKSNN, encoded by the coding sequence ATGATATATAATATGTGGTATGCTGTACTAGATTCTAAAGAAGTAAAAAGAAATAAACCTCTTTTTGCAAAAAGATTAAATAAAAATCTAGTATTTTGGAGAGATTCAAACAATAATATATGCTGCATAGATGATAAATGCTGCCATAGAGGAGCTTCATTATCTCATGGGAAAATATGCGGAAACAATATAGCATGCCCATTTCATGGTTTTCAATTTGATAAAACAGGAAAAACAGTAATGATTCCTGCTAATGGAAAAAATACTGAAGTTAATAAAAATTTCTTTGTTGAAGGTTATGAAGTTAGAGAATTATATGGATTTATATGGTTATGGTATGGAGATAAAGATAAAATTAATGACAGAATAATGTTTCCTGATGATTTGAAAGATAAAAAATTCTCATATTCTACAATAAGGGATCAGTGGCATAATCATTATACAAGATGTATAGAAAATCAGCTTGATGTAGTTCATATCGCTTTTGTTCATTATAATACTATAGGTAAAGGAAACAAAACTGTAGTTAATGGCCCTTTAGTAGAGTTAGATGATGATAATAATATATTAAAATTCTATGTAAATAATGTTATTGACAGCGGACAGAAGGCATTAAGAGAATCTGAAATGAAAAAAGAATATTTTAAATACTTTTTATATTTTTATTTCCCAAATACTTGGCAGAATTACATATTTGAAAAGATGCGTGTATTTGGAGTATTTGCCCCTGTTGATGATGAAAATACAGTTATATATATGAGGTTTTATCAGAAAATAGTAAATATTCCTTTTATAAAATCTATAGTGAATCTTATAGGAAAAAAATATTCAGATAAGGTATTAAAACAAGATAAAAATGTAGTAAAAACTCAGTCAAGCAAAGAGTCATATTTGGGAATGAAAGAAGAAAAATTAATACCAGGAGATAAACCTATAATAATATATAGAAGCACTAGAGATAAATTAAAAAAATCTAATAATTAA
- a CDS encoding C-GCAxxG-C-C family (seleno)protein produces MKRNINIEECINDAKNVFGKGFGCSEAIIYALNKHFEFNLSDDAIAMSSSFLRGVGGSGCLCGAVAASSMCLGFLFGRREPHQKVDNCLRLSNEFHDSFKKEFKSTCCRVITKGMEQNSEERKKSCKDVVAFTTETTAKMIMRELNKN; encoded by the coding sequence ATGAAAAGAAATATCAATATTGAAGAATGCATTAATGATGCAAAAAATGTTTTTGGTAAAGGATTCGGATGTTCTGAAGCTATAATATATGCTTTAAACAAACATTTTGAATTTAATTTAAGCGATGATGCTATAGCTATGAGTTCATCATTTTTGAGAGGAGTTGGAGGAAGCGGATGCTTATGCGGTGCTGTTGCTGCCAGCTCTATGTGTTTGGGCTTTTTATTTGGAAGAAGAGAACCACATCAAAAAGTAGATAATTGTCTTAGATTAAGTAATGAATTTCATGACAGTTTCAAAAAAGAGTTCAAATCAACTTGCTGCAGAGTTATAACTAAAGGTATGGAGCAAAACTCAGAAGAAAGAAAAAAATCCTGCAAAGATGTTGTTGCTTTCACTACAGAAACTACAGCAAAAATGATAATGAGAGAATTAAATAAAAATTAA
- a CDS encoding bifunctional riboflavin kinase/FAD synthetase produces MNRIIYDFCKLPIKKDSIVTIGKFDSVHKGHQKLIKYTVEYANKNNLISIAIVIKKKNVSIYNTEDNNALIKSMGINYIIVIDFLPEFYTMEAKEFFDKLIEYYRMKHIAVGNDFAFGKDRMGDSEFLKKYSKECGIGVSFINFLNYKKDKISSSNIREALSNGDMVSVNKMLGREYSMSGLVVHGNALGRKIGYPTANLEIPKNIFIPKMGVYSSTVQIGNSDTIYKALTFIGISNINKELRVESHILDFSKMIYGKKITIVLLKYIRDNIKVNSIDEVKKLLENDEKKIRKYFKRRTKKCLSQQTKKQK; encoded by the coding sequence ATGAACCGCATTATATATGATTTTTGTAAACTTCCTATAAAAAAAGATAGTATAGTAACAATAGGAAAATTTGACAGCGTACATAAAGGACATCAAAAGCTGATTAAATACACAGTTGAATACGCAAATAAAAATAATCTAATATCAATAGCAATAGTTATCAAAAAGAAAAATGTATCAATATATAATACTGAAGATAATAATGCTTTAATAAAGTCTATGGGTATTAATTATATAATAGTTATTGACTTTTTACCAGAATTTTATACAATGGAAGCTAAAGAGTTCTTTGATAAACTCATAGAATATTATCGCATGAAACATATTGCTGTAGGAAATGATTTTGCATTCGGTAAAGACAGAATGGGAGACAGCGAATTCTTAAAGAAATATTCAAAAGAATGCGGCATTGGAGTAAGTTTTATCAATTTCTTAAATTACAAAAAAGATAAAATATCAAGCTCCAATATTCGTGAAGCTCTTTCAAACGGAGATATGGTTAGCGTTAATAAAATGCTTGGAAGAGAATATTCTATGAGCGGATTAGTAGTTCATGGTAATGCTCTAGGAAGAAAAATAGGATACCCTACTGCTAATTTAGAAATACCTAAAAATATTTTTATACCTAAAATGGGTGTATATAGTTCTACAGTACAAATAGGTAATTCTGATACTATATATAAAGCTCTTACTTTTATAGGTATCAGTAATATCAATAAAGAACTAAGAGTAGAAAGCCATATATTGGATTTTTCTAAAATGATATATGGTAAAAAAATAACTATTGTATTACTCAAATATATCAGAGATAATATAAAAGTAAACTCTATAGATGAAGTAAAAAAATTATTAGAAAATGATGAAAAAAAGATAAGAAAATATTTCAAAAGGAGAACAAAAAAATGTCTATCACAGCAGACGAAAAAGCAAAAATAA
- a CDS encoding ankyrin repeat domain-containing protein codes for MKNKIILILMITLTVVIALYANDETNNDKIKETILNNEGTNDIQIKNNESNNDKVKDSTINNTETTDDVQIEDNTLIEPDKEADEYTENEEIKEETKDNSTFNESNNDKLKNTVTTNEIIMPSEELLKLLEKNKNKTGVPEMIELINEGGINGASKDKIDIEDIICHTNTTSLMLASSFGHYDIAKALIDNGALVNLRAGDGFNALMEAVRTDNIEMAKLLIEHDSDINIKNKDGKNMIMIACENGNEEMFNLLVENNADINEKSSWGASALIYASEKGNINIMQYLIDNGIDVNGKADDNGDTPLLWAVTGENPYEASKLLIENGADVNATNDGGVAPATILAASTPKVVKLLKDNGADLDTKFADDDPPIAIAASVGNLEIVKALVENGADVNYYPNDMNYTAIYHAIDQGCYEVAEYLFKNGVDLNIELKPSDVYGGAIKERYNLLEYAEAMQDKKMIDIVKKYYKKK; via the coding sequence ATGAAAAATAAAATCATTCTCATTTTGATGATAACTCTAACAGTAGTAATAGCTTTATATGCAAATGATGAAACTAATAATGATAAAATAAAAGAAACTATTCTTAACAATGAAGGAACAAATGATATACAAATAAAAAATAATGAAAGCAATAATGATAAAGTAAAAGACAGCACTATAAATAATACAGAAACAACAGATGATGTACAGATAGAAGATAATACATTAATAGAGCCTGACAAAGAAGCTGATGAATATACTGAAAATGAAGAAATAAAAGAAGAAACAAAAGACAATAGTACTTTTAATGAAAGTAATAATGATAAATTAAAAAATACAGTAACTACAAATGAAATAATAATGCCTAGTGAAGAATTATTAAAACTATTAGAAAAAAATAAAAATAAAACAGGCGTTCCTGAAATGATTGAATTGATAAATGAGGGCGGTATAAATGGTGCTTCAAAAGATAAAATTGATATAGAAGATATAATATGCCACACTAATACAACATCTTTAATGTTAGCATCATCATTTGGTCATTATGATATAGCAAAAGCATTGATTGATAATGGAGCTTTAGTTAATTTAAGAGCAGGCGATGGATTTAATGCTTTAATGGAAGCTGTAAGAACTGATAATATAGAGATGGCAAAATTATTAATAGAACATGACTCTGATATAAATATAAAAAATAAAGACGGTAAAAATATGATTATGATTGCATGCGAAAACGGCAATGAAGAAATGTTTAATTTATTAGTAGAAAATAATGCAGATATAAATGAAAAATCATCATGGGGAGCATCTGCACTTATTTATGCTTCTGAAAAAGGCAATATTAATATAATGCAATATTTAATAGATAATGGAATAGATGTTAATGGAAAAGCTGATGATAATGGGGATACTCCATTACTTTGGGCTGTTACAGGAGAAAATCCTTATGAAGCTTCAAAACTTTTAATAGAAAATGGTGCCGATGTAAATGCTACAAATGATGGAGGAGTTGCTCCTGCTACTATACTTGCGGCATCTACTCCTAAAGTGGTAAAACTCTTAAAAGATAATGGTGCCGATTTAGATACAAAATTTGCAGATGATGATCCTCCTATAGCAATTGCTGCAAGCGTTGGTAATTTAGAAATAGTTAAGGCATTAGTTGAAAATGGTGCTGATGTGAACTATTATCCTAATGATATGAACTATACTGCAATATATCATGCTATAGATCAAGGCTGTTATGAAGTTGCTGAATATTTATTTAAAAACGGAGTGGATTTAAATATAGAATTAAAACCTTCTGATGTTTATGGAGGTGCTATAAAAGAAAGATATAATCTTTTGGAATATGCCGAAGCTATGCAGGATAAGAAAATGATTGACATAGTAAAAAAATATTATAAGAAAAAATAA
- a CDS encoding peptide ABC transporter substrate-binding protein: MKKLIFIIILIANIFLLSCSNNKSSNEGIVVSVGGMPSSLDPAFAKGINTAVYITHAFETLTQRDEDGTIIPALAESWEAMSNNTVYIFHLRENAKWSDGKDLTANDFVYTLRRLIDPEVASPFSLGFDIIKNAQSIMKGEKKLEELGVYALDDYTLKIELDIPLPYFEEAMASDIASPVREDIINTYGEDWALTKDHYIGNGPYIMTEYDEAVKIVMEKNPYYWDKDNVKAEKITFEFLEDVNTAVAAIYGDSILFYPEAPENERASLIEQGIGREVDITSIAYYMVNLKRRPFNNPLVRKALALGIDRNYIVNNVLGGGRVAADGFVPVNVKIGTNNFRDNAPQYISLEESNYQKNIEEAKKLLADAGYSDIKKFPIIELITTTNPSSLFVAEAIQNMYKNNLGIDLKLRYEEPTTYLQSIKDGSFQMIKAGTSVAYNQASGYLRLFQLDGLGNDGGYTNAVYDYLVDIAMTNENEDIRIKAAYDAERILIQEDMAIIPIYYDKATIMQSKKLHGVKYDIFSIYDFRNAYIE, translated from the coding sequence ATGAAGAAACTAATTTTTATAATAATTTTGATTGCTAATATATTTTTATTGTCCTGTTCAAATAATAAATCATCTAATGAAGGCATAGTTGTATCAGTTGGAGGAATGCCTAGTAGTTTAGACCCGGCATTTGCTAAAGGCATTAATACAGCAGTTTACATAACACATGCTTTTGAAACTCTCACTCAAAGAGATGAAGATGGTACTATCATTCCTGCACTTGCTGAAAGCTGGGAGGCTATGAGTAATAATACTGTTTATATATTTCATTTGAGAGAGAACGCTAAATGGTCAGACGGTAAAGATTTAACGGCTAATGATTTTGTATACACTTTAAGAAGATTAATTGATCCTGAAGTGGCTTCTCCTTTTTCTTTGGGGTTTGACATAATAAAGAATGCACAAAGTATAATGAAAGGTGAAAAAAAATTGGAAGAACTTGGAGTGTATGCTTTAGATGATTATACATTAAAAATTGAACTTGATATACCTTTACCATATTTTGAAGAGGCTATGGCTAGTGATATTGCTTCTCCTGTAAGAGAAGATATTATCAATACTTATGGAGAAGATTGGGCTTTAACAAAAGATCATTATATTGGAAACGGACCTTATATAATGACTGAATATGATGAGGCTGTAAAAATAGTAATGGAGAAAAATCCTTATTATTGGGATAAAGATAATGTAAAAGCAGAGAAAATAACTTTCGAGTTTTTGGAAGATGTTAATACTGCAGTTGCTGCAATTTATGGAGATAGTATATTATTTTATCCTGAAGCACCAGAAAATGAGAGAGCATCTTTAATAGAGCAGGGTATAGGAAGAGAAGTTGACATAACATCTATTGCTTATTATATGGTTAATTTGAAGAGAAGACCTTTTAATAATCCTTTGGTAAGAAAAGCATTGGCACTTGGTATAGACAGAAACTATATAGTAAATAATGTTTTGGGTGGGGGTAGGGTAGCTGCTGACGGATTTGTGCCTGTTAATGTAAAAATAGGTACTAACAATTTTAGAGATAATGCTCCACAATATATTTCATTAGAAGAGAGCAATTATCAGAAAAATATTGAAGAGGCTAAAAAACTTCTTGCCGATGCAGGATATTCTGATATAAAAAAATTTCCTATAATAGAATTAATAACAACTACTAATCCTTCATCATTATTCGTTGCAGAGGCAATTCAAAATATGTATAAAAATAATTTGGGTATAGATTTAAAACTTAGATATGAAGAGCCTACAACATATTTGCAGTCAATAAAAGATGGAAGTTTTCAAATGATCAAGGCTGGAACTAGTGTTGCTTATAATCAGGCATCTGGTTATTTAAGACTTTTTCAGCTTGATGGTTTGGGCAATGACGGCGGATATACAAATGCTGTTTATGATTATTTGGTTGATATTGCTATGACAAATGAAAATGAAGATATAAGAATAAAAGCAGCTTATGATGCAGAACGTATACTCATACAAGAGGATATGGCTATAATACCTATATATTATGACAAAGCCACTATTATGCAGAGCAAAAAACTTCATGGTGTGAAATATGATATTTTTTCTATATATGATTTTAGGAATGCTTATATAGAATAA
- a CDS encoding STAS domain-containing protein, which yields MIGISLESSYYLKDDSVIIISLYNNIYDEHLPQIKDLFSEFITKDINNIILDLSDCLFIEKEIWEYLVELKKELLHKKGDLVLTNMYGVVKNDYNIMELSNYLESFNDINNAFYNFGILNDIKSA from the coding sequence ATGATAGGTATTTCACTAGAAAGCAGCTATTATTTAAAAGATGATTCTGTTATCATTATATCTTTATATAATAACATATATGATGAACATCTTCCTCAAATAAAAGATTTATTCTCAGAATTTATCACAAAAGATATAAACAATATCATATTAGATTTATCCGATTGTCTTTTTATAGAAAAAGAAATATGGGAATATCTTGTAGAATTAAAAAAAGAATTATTACATAAAAAAGGTGATCTAGTTTTGACAAATATGTATGGTGTTGTTAAAAATGATTATAATATTATGGAATTATCAAATTATTTAGAGTCTTTCAATGACATAAATAATGCTTTTTATAATTTCGGCATATTAAACGATATTAAATCAGCTTAA
- a CDS encoding phosphoenolpyruvate carboxykinase (GTP) produces the protein MKVEELKHEKLKAWIKEIADMCQPKDIYVCDGTKEEYDNCMNGLVELGLAKPLKKRPHSHSFRSDPSDVARVEDRTFISYPDKEDAGPTNHWMAPDELKGTMKELYKGCMKNRTMYVIPFSMGPVGSPIAKIGVEITDSPYVVCNMHIMTRVGTKVLDVLGANGEFIPCLHSVGAPLADGQKDTKWPCAPIEKKYISHFPDENLIWSYGSGYGGNALLGKKCFALRIASAMARREGWMAEHMLILRLTNPEGKKFHIAAAFPSACGKTNLAMLQPTIPGWKCETIGDDIAWMKINPEDGRLYAINPEAGFFGVAPGTSYDSNPMAMDSIKENTIFTNCVETDDGDVWWEGMGEAPKHGIDWKGNDWTPESGEKGAHPNARFTAPARQCPVICPDWEDPKGVPIDIFIFGGRRASVMPLVHESYNWDHGVFMGSTAASETTAANIGAVGALRFDPFAMLPFAGYNMGDYMNHWLEMGDKLGDKAPRIFYVNWFRKDADGKWLWPGFGDNSRVLKWMCERVEGKIDAVDTPIGKMPKEGDLDLKGLDIPEADFKELMRVDVEAWKDQANQIEAHYAKFGSRLPARLKKQLEELRARLSK, from the coding sequence ATGAAGGTTGAAGAATTAAAACATGAGAAGCTTAAAGCTTGGATTAAAGAAATAGCAGATATGTGTCAGCCAAAAGATATATATGTATGTGATGGAACTAAAGAAGAATATGACAACTGCATGAACGGTTTGGTAGAATTAGGTTTAGCAAAACCTCTTAAAAAAAGACCTCACAGTCATTCTTTCAGAAGCGATCCTTCTGACGTAGCACGTGTTGAAGATAGAACTTTTATTAGTTATCCAGATAAAGAAGATGCTGGTCCTACTAATCACTGGATGGCTCCAGATGAATTAAAAGGCACTATGAAAGAATTATATAAAGGTTGTATGAAAAATAGAACTATGTATGTAATTCCTTTCTCTATGGGTCCTGTTGGTTCTCCTATAGCTAAAATCGGTGTAGAAATCACTGACAGCCCTTATGTTGTATGTAACATGCATATAATGACTAGAGTTGGTACTAAAGTATTAGATGTATTAGGTGCTAATGGTGAGTTCATACCTTGTTTACACTCTGTAGGTGCTCCTCTTGCTGACGGTCAAAAAGATACTAAATGGCCATGTGCTCCAATAGAGAAAAAATATATTTCTCATTTCCCAGATGAAAACTTAATCTGGTCTTATGGTTCAGGTTACGGCGGAAACGCTTTACTTGGTAAAAAATGTTTCGCTTTACGTATCGCTTCTGCTATGGCTAGAAGAGAAGGATGGATGGCAGAACACATGCTTATCTTACGCTTAACTAACCCAGAAGGTAAAAAATTCCATATAGCTGCTGCATTCCCAAGTGCTTGTGGTAAAACTAACCTTGCTATGTTACAGCCAACTATCCCAGGTTGGAAATGTGAAACTATAGGTGACGATATTGCTTGGATGAAAATAAATCCTGAAGACGGCAGACTTTATGCTATCAACCCAGAAGCTGGTTTCTTTGGTGTAGCTCCTGGAACTTCTTATGATTCTAACCCTATGGCTATGGATTCAATAAAAGAAAACACTATATTCACTAACTGTGTAGAAACAGATGACGGCGATGTATGGTGGGAAGGTATGGGAGAAGCTCCTAAACATGGTATAGACTGGAAAGGTAATGACTGGACTCCAGAAAGCGGTGAAAAAGGTGCACACCCTAATGCTAGATTCACAGCTCCTGCTAGACAATGTCCTGTAATTTGTCCTGACTGGGAAGATCCTAAAGGTGTACCTATAGATATCTTCATCTTCGGAGGAAGAAGAGCTTCAGTTATGCCATTAGTACATGAATCTTATAACTGGGATCATGGTGTATTTATGGGTTCTACTGCTGCTAGTGAAACTACTGCTGCTAATATCGGTGCTGTTGGTGCATTAAGATTTGACCCATTTGCTATGCTTCCATTTGCTGGTTACAATATGGGCGACTATATGAATCACTGGCTTGAAATGGGAGATAAATTAGGTGATAAAGCTCCTAGAATCTTCTATGTAAACTGGTTCAGAAAAGATGCTGACGGTAAATGGTTATGGCCTGGATTCGGTGATAACTCAAGAGTATTAAAATGGATGTGTGAAAGAGTTGAAGGTAAAATCGACGCTGTTGACACTCCTATAGGTAAAATGCCTAAAGAAGGTGATTTAGATCTTAAAGGTTTAGATATTCCTGAAGCTGATTTCAAAGAGCTTATGAGAGTAGATGTTGAAGCTTGGAAAGATCAAGCTAATCAAATTGAAGCTCATTATGCTAAATTTGGTTCAAGACTTCCAGCTAGACTTAAAAAACAATTAGAAGAATTAAGAGCTAGATTAAGCAAATAA
- the pnp gene encoding polyribonucleotide nucleotidyltransferase: MVTVKSVFCGEELILETGLLAKQAHGSVTLRLGNTTILATVVAAKEPNLESDFFPLTVNYNEKYYAGGKIPGGFFKREAKPRDKEILISRIIDRPLRPLFPEGFRNEVQIIPTVLSVDTDMPTDALALIASSAALTISWIPFGGPVAAVRIGYKNGEYIINPKNSELSTSELDIIVAGSKDAILMIEGEAKEVSEEVFIGAIELAHKEMQKYIDMQNEMASLCGTQKIEQELFEFDADLVKMVTEYGRDKIESANYNPDKTKRNESMDNAFNEIEEYIKTKVEDEKLISQVKGICHSIEEEIVREAIVEKCMRPDGRALDEIRPITTMTNLIPRVHGSALFTRGQTQCLSIVTLGSEKDAQLMDDIYGKENKTFMLHYNFPPFSVGEVGRYGAPGRREIGHGNLAERSFNAVLPPKDKFPYTIRVVAEILESNGSSSMATICASTMSLLSAGVPLNASVAGIAMGLATYKDGYKILTDIQGVEDHLGDMDFKVAGTRKGITAFQLDIKLTGISAQILKEALEQAKKARYFILDKIDATIANAGEISDFAPKYKTMDVNPEKIRVLIGPGGKNIKAIIEETGSDVEIQDSGVVNIFAPDTPTLDKTIKLINSYVKDPEVGEVYDGIVKDIKDFGAFVEILPGVEGLCHISELAYKHVMNVEEVLKIGDEVKVKILDVKGGKYSLSRKALLEKPADYVEEEYNKKEKKHGKKRF; the protein is encoded by the coding sequence ATGGTAACAGTTAAAAGTGTATTTTGTGGAGAGGAGTTAATTTTAGAAACCGGACTTTTAGCAAAACAAGCTCATGGTTCTGTAACTTTGAGACTTGGAAATACAACTATATTAGCAACTGTTGTAGCGGCTAAAGAACCTAATTTAGAATCTGACTTTTTCCCTTTAACAGTAAATTATAATGAAAAATATTATGCAGGCGGTAAAATTCCAGGCGGTTTCTTTAAAAGAGAAGCAAAGCCAAGAGATAAAGAAATACTTATATCTCGTATCATAGACAGACCTTTGAGACCTCTTTTTCCTGAAGGTTTTAGAAATGAAGTTCAAATAATACCTACAGTACTCTCAGTAGATACTGATATGCCTACAGATGCTTTGGCTTTAATAGCTTCATCTGCAGCACTTACCATTTCTTGGATACCTTTCGGAGGACCAGTTGCAGCTGTAAGAATAGGGTATAAAAACGGAGAATATATAATCAATCCTAAAAATAGCGAGCTTTCTACTAGTGAATTAGATATTATTGTAGCTGGAAGTAAAGATGCTATTTTGATGATTGAAGGAGAAGCTAAAGAAGTTTCTGAAGAAGTGTTTATTGGAGCAATAGAATTAGCTCATAAAGAAATGCAGAAATATATTGATATGCAAAATGAAATGGCTAGTCTATGCGGAACTCAAAAAATAGAACAGGAATTATTTGAATTCGATGCTGATTTAGTAAAAATGGTTACAGAATACGGCAGAGATAAAATAGAATCTGCTAATTATAATCCTGATAAAACTAAAAGAAATGAAAGTATGGATAATGCCTTCAATGAGATAGAAGAATATATCAAAACTAAAGTAGAAGATGAAAAATTGATATCTCAAGTTAAAGGTATTTGTCATTCTATAGAAGAAGAAATAGTTAGAGAGGCTATAGTAGAAAAATGTATGCGCCCTGACGGAAGAGCATTAGATGAAATTCGTCCTATAACTACTATGACAAATCTTATTCCTAGAGTACATGGTTCTGCCCTTTTCACAAGAGGACAAACTCAATGTTTATCTATAGTTACATTAGGAAGTGAGAAAGATGCTCAGTTAATGGACGATATATACGGCAAAGAAAATAAAACTTTTATGCTTCATTATAATTTCCCTCCATTCTCTGTAGGAGAAGTTGGAAGATATGGTGCTCCTGGAAGAAGAGAAATAGGACATGGTAATTTAGCAGAACGTTCTTTCAATGCTGTACTTCCTCCAAAAGATAAATTTCCGTACACTATAAGAGTAGTTGCTGAAATACTAGAAAGTAATGGTTCTTCATCAATGGCTACAATATGTGCATCTACTATGTCATTACTTTCAGCAGGTGTTCCTCTTAATGCAAGCGTTGCAGGTATTGCTATGGGACTTGCTACATACAAAGACGGCTATAAAATACTTACAGATATACAAGGGGTAGAAGATCATTTAGGAGATATGGATTTCAAAGTGGCAGGAACTCGTAAAGGTATTACTGCTTTCCAATTGGATATTAAACTTACAGGAATCTCTGCTCAAATATTAAAAGAAGCATTAGAGCAGGCTAAAAAAGCAAGATATTTTATACTTGATAAAATAGATGCTACCATAGCTAATGCTGGAGAGATTTCTGATTTTGCTCCTAAATACAAAACTATGGATGTTAATCCTGAAAAAATAAGAGTATTAATAGGACCTGGCGGAAAAAATATAAAAGCTATAATAGAAGAAACTGGAAGCGATGTAGAAATACAAGACAGCGGTGTAGTTAATATATTTGCTCCTGATACTCCTACTTTAGATAAAACTATAAAACTTATCAACTCTTATGTTAAAGATCCTGAAGTTGGCGAAGTTTATGACGGAATAGTCAAAGACATCAAAGATTTCGGTGCTTTCGTTGAGATACTTCCGGGAGTAGAAGGACTTTGCCATATATCAGAACTTGCTTATAAACATGTTATGAATGTAGAGGAAGTTCTAAAAATCGGTGATGAAGTAAAAGTAAAAATATTAGATGTTAAGGGCGGTAAATATTCTTTAAGCAGAAAAGCATTGCTTGAAAAACCTGCTGATTATGTTGAAGAAGAATATAATAAAAAAGAAAAAAAACATGGTAAAAAAAGATTCTAA
- the rpsO gene encoding 30S ribosomal protein S15, with amino-acid sequence MSITADEKAKIIKEFGKNEKDTGSTEVQVALLTNRITYLKGHFQTHTKDNHSRMGLLKMVAKRRKLLNYLRKTDIEAYKNLIQRLKLRK; translated from the coding sequence ATGTCTATCACAGCAGACGAAAAAGCAAAAATAATAAAAGAATTTGGTAAAAATGAAAAGGATACAGGCTCTACAGAAGTACAAGTAGCACTTTTAACTAATCGCATAACTTATTTAAAAGGTCACTTTCAAACTCATACTAAAGATAATCATTCAAGAATGGGACTTCTTAAAATGGTTGCTAAAAGAAGAAAACTTCTTAACTATTTAAGAAAAACTGATATAGAAGCTTATAAAAATCTTATACAAAGATTAAAATTAAGAAAATAA
- a CDS encoding PepSY-like domain-containing protein: MKKLICLVFALSTFASANLFADWIVPMNQVPRSVINAVKQYFPQAQIWMVEMDDGLYKVKLNNGLEVEVTPYGQIIEIDD; this comes from the coding sequence ATGAAAAAATTAATATGTTTGGTATTTGCTTTATCTACTTTTGCATCTGCTAATTTGTTTGCAGATTGGATCGTTCCTATGAATCAAGTTCCAAGATCAGTTATTAATGCTGTAAAACAATATTTTCCTCAGGCTCAAATTTGGATGGTAGAAATGGATGACGGACTATATAAAGTAAAACTTAATAATGGATTAGAAGTTGAAGTTACACCTTACGGACAAATAATAGAAATAGATGATTAA